Within the Carassius gibelio isolate Cgi1373 ecotype wild population from Czech Republic chromosome B4, carGib1.2-hapl.c, whole genome shotgun sequence genome, the region AAACCCATCCATTGGATCAAAAAGCATTATACATTTGGTGATGAAATAAGTATATTTTTAGTGTTTACATTTATAGTACAACCATCCCAGAtgcattttaacaatatttctgAGTCTTGCTGCCATTTCGTCATTTTAGTAACTAACTAAACCTGGTGTATTTCTGTACCATAAAActcttttaaatgtctttgtcgCAGAAACACAAGAAGGGGTTAGTCAGAATGACTTGTGCACGCTCACTTTCACTGTATGAAAGCCCAATTCAGTGAAAGTGAGATTGAGCCGCAGTCATTCGAGTCATTTCAGAACTTGAAGAATCAGTGAGCTACCCATCAGCACACACAGCAGTTATAGACGGCCTGTTTTTTCCTGATCGAGTCAAGCGTTTTGCTTTGAACTGCTTTTATGTCATCCGGCGTGCTTGGACCCATGAGACCTTTTGCCGTCTTTCCAGATCTCCAGGGTAATGTAGGTGCAGTTGTGCTTGTGTTTTATGGTCTCTTCTGTTGAGGCGCTGGATATCATCTGTCTTTATCATGCCAGGGTGGCTCTTTTATTGTTTGTCTTACTCTAAAGGCACAAGAAAATGGGTTCCTCGTCGTCCGTCTCACTGTAGATGACCTGGCTCGCAGCACATGGGAAATCTCTCTCGACTATCTGCACGGTGAACACAATGCATCAGGTCAGCCCAGGGGTGGAGGCAGGAGaaagaggaagtgtgtgtgtgtgtgtgtgtgtacagatgcGAATCCCTGCTCTGGGCTAAACGTGCTGCTTTGTGCAGCTTTCACTGGGAATAAGATCTTAAAATCTGAGCGGAGGTCCTGCTGCTTGGGCAGCTGGAGGGGTTAAATGTAACTTTTGTGCAGGGCGTCTGGGAGAGTTTGACCCAGAACACACGACAACTGGCGGATAAGATGACGTGTGCTTTACAGTGTAGCTCAGGTATCATTTGGAGGTGTTTGTTGTCTTCAGTTCAAATCCACAAGTAGTCCAGGTTATTAATCAGAAGGAGGCGCAGAAGTTAtttctgttaaagggatagttcacccaaaaatgataattctgtcatttactcaacctcaagttaTTTCAAATCTCTGTAtgggtttctttttcttttgaacacaaaagatttTGGCGTCCAAAGAGTTGGTGGGAGCCATTGATCTTCATATTATGAAACAACATGAAGGCGCTTAAAcgacagatattttttttattttgggtgaactaaccctttaatcattTTCAGCACAacaatggctttttttaactcattttattttcaacCAGTGGCTAATGTAAAcaaatctgattggttagtgCATTAACGCACCCAACATGTGCAATTGGTTATAATGCTGCAAAAACAAAGAAATCTTTGCGTCAACGTGAGCAGATCTAAATGTAATGACTCTGTCGACACTTTCAATTTCTCCTGAATCACAACAgtcataatttagtttaatttacacGGGTATTTTAAATCTCCTTGTCTTCAATTTTGGgggcatttttgttcattttggtgCCAATTTATTCCTGACGCCACTATTAATTTTCAACCCTGATCACAAATCATTTTGGTAATTTAAGTCGTcaattataatattgtttttgctAAAAAAGTGCCATTTAACGCTCTTGGAGCACAAAAGGAGATTTTAGGTGAAGTTTTTGTGGACTGGGTCATATAATGAGCTTTGAGATTTTAAATTTCTGTTGGTATAATCTAAATATCATTAAGGTTTGATGTCTGTGCCAGTTCACCAGGTGTGCCGGCTTGAATATGTGAAAGTGTAAATTTAAGTTTTGAGGGGAACTCCGTGTAGGGTTTTTTTTCCGTTACGTTTGAGTAAAAGCAGGTGTTAATTGTTTGCTCATCCTCTTCAGGAagttttgaaatggaaatctctCACATACAATTGTAATGTCTGACGGCTCCTGCACTTCAGCATAAAGAATTAAAGACCCACGTGTCGAGGTTTAAACCCACTTTGTAGTCTGTCAGGAGAGTAACGAGAGACCAGCTTCTgctttcagataaaaaaaaaaaaaaacctgctgctAATGTCAGATGTCAGACGCTCAAATACAACTGTTTAGTGACCCACTGAATATGCATTTGAAATAAGTctgaaatattaatgcatttcatGTTAATGTTCATTTTAGTGGGATGGTCaagtattactattgttcatacTTGTGGAAATTGATTTGAACAAGTCCCTCATGCAAAATATTGTATGCTAGCACATGCACCATTTTTGTGCATTCTTCAGATAATGTAGAAATCCAGTTGGAGGATTTTcatcaacaaaaaaacaaatcactGCCGTACCTGTGGGTTTTGCAGCTGTAAACGCTTCATCAGAAGTCAGACTGGCAGTTGGAGTTTGTCTCTGTGATTACCCAGCATCCTGTTCTCTGGCACATCCTGAGATTTAGCGTCGGTTGTGGGCAGTGAAGTCTGAAAGGAACCAACAGATGGAAGTGTGTGAGCCCCTCCTCATCTCCCCTCAGGAGCCATTCAGTCACATTCACTAGAGTTCATGCATGGTGTTTTACTGCGACAGTTTACTGCTGTCCTCTCCCACAATGCACAGCTGCACACTCAAAAGATCACTATTACAGCATTTGTGTGCCACGGTGAGACAGTCGCCCTGCTCCACTGGCCTCATTTACCGCACACAGAGACCTATGGTCATTAACATGGGAGCTGCATTACAGGATTTACCTCAAAAAGTCATTCTTCTCCATCAGTCGCACCTTGTTTGCTTCTTTGTGTTGTTCAGCTTCTCAGGTCAACAACTTGTCATTTACAACCTCATCATGTCCTTTGTATCTGGGGATTTGTGCGTGTAGATTATATTTCAGTGTATATTCATTACTACAGTGGGAtttaatcctgaaaacattgttaaagGGCATTAAaacgtttccaccaaaataaattaCTAATAGTACTTTTGACATTCAGGAATCAGCATAATCTCAACGATTACGGTCATATCAGGCGGCGAAACATAAACACACCTGAGgttgtttctgaatgaaatttGGTTTTCTTTGTACTAAGTGattgtttctgtgtgttttagTATCAGCAGCACTCTCATGGACATGGAGAGCATCGCATCCAGCGGTCGATCTACCCCAGCTATGATGAACGGGCACGGTGGGGTGTCTTCCTCCTCCACCAAGGGCTCATCTTACCCCTGCTGCTGGGATCAGTGCCACATGCTGTTCAACAGCAGCCCGGACCTGGCCGAACACATCCGCGGAGTGCACGTGGACGGACAGCGCGGCGGggtcagtgtgtgtctgtgcacgCTCGTTTTATGCACCAAAATGCATTTAAGCCATGTTAAATGTGGCTTTGCATTAGAAgttcaaacacatttttaaagcaaAGTATTTTACAAAAAGATGTTTGAAATGTCCAAATGCTTTTTGAGACGTGTAAAGAGGTGAAAGTCTCTCACTGCTCACTGTTTGCACGCAGGTGTTCGTGTGTCATTGGAAAGGCTGTAAGGTGTATAACACACCGTCCACCAGTCAGAGCTGGCTGCAGAGACACATGCTCTCTCACAGTGGAGACAAACCATTCAAGGTCAGCCTCTTTGCATacacacaacattttttattttttttagcttccattttatttaattgtaatctgtttattttttcttgttttatttaataagttTTTCAACTTATTGTTTTgtagattatattatattcagttgtattttattatatttaatataatatcaaGCTTTTAAAATGATTGCAAATGTAAAAGTACTTAACCTTCAAACCTCAagattttaaaagataaaaaaaaatctaacttataGCAAATGTTACTTTCACTATTACTAGTTTTTAAGTTTctgttttattcaattttatttaatttaacttaattttatttagtcgatttagtttgttttatttttgtagtttagtcaaataataataataattattattattattttatattaactttATTCTGAAGCACAACTTTAAATTGTCTTACAGGGTCAGTCTCACACATCAGGCCACATTTCACCAAAATATCTAAATTGAgggaaaaatgtaattttaaattaagacattagtaaattagaattttaagaaaaaacatcctgttcttgtttgtttgattttgagGTGATATATCACTTAGAGATATTTTGTATAGTGCATTGAGATCCCACTGTTCTACAAGTATAAGCTAGACAATGAAAACTCATGTGAGGTGTTATTTTATTTGCTGTAATTGCTCTGACCGATGTGTGTCTCTGTGAAGTGTGTGGTGGGAGGTTGCAATGCCACCTTCGCCTCCCAGGGGGGGCTAGCGCGCCACGTACCGACCCACTTCAGCTCCCAGAATTCCTCCAAACTCTCAAGCCAAGCCAAGGTGAAGGAAGACTCGCCTTCCAAAGCGGGCATCAACAAACGGAGGAAACTCAAGTACAAACGGCGACGGTCGTTGCGTAAGCGTCAGTGTAACTTCAGTCCTCGTTTAATTCTGCGTTCAAAACTTCCCCTCAATAACTCATTCTGTTTCTTCCCTCCAGCACGACCACATGACTTTTTTGATGCTCAGACCATGGATGCGATCCGTCATCGTGCCATCTGCCTCAATCTAGCCACTCATATTGAGAGCCAAGGCAAAGGCCACAGCGTTGTGTTTCACAGCACGGTGGGTACAACACTTAATCATGCTATTATATTAGCTACTAGCATGAAACTCATACTATTTCTCTGTAGAATATCTAAATATGATTCGTTATTGATCAAGCCATCAAATATTAACATCGTAAGGTCACGTGAAAATCATGGCATATTAACATAATTTGTATTGCATACTGAATATGGTTTCAGACACATTTTGTTTGTAGTAGAAACAGTAAAGAGATTATCCTAGTACttgtaaattgatttattttccaAATCAGTGTTCACTGTAgtgtttattcttgtttcatagaGGAAAAATGGTAGGCATCACTAAATGCTTCGTATGCAGTGCACTATTATTCCATTCCTAACACAGCCCATGTTGTTAGTTTCTGTTCTGGACTAGTTTCTTTTTACATGCTAACCATCTCATCAGCGcattcactttccataatccttTCTAAGGAACTGAGCTGAAGTCAGACTTGCTTGGGCTCTCACGGTCCAGTTAGTCTGGGCCGCTGCTCCCCTGTGTCTTTAATTAAACAGTTAATGAGCTCTTCACAGTCACAACCTCAACTTCTGCTCCCAAAACCCATGAAAACGTCCCGTTTAACCAGCAAGCACACAGCAAGTTTGTAGCATGGGATTAACCCATAAACAAGATCTTATGCATTTCTTCTCATTGTGTGTAATTGAGCAGGTGATCGCCAAGCGCAAGGAGGATTCTGGGAAGGTGAAGGTGCTGCTTCATTGGACACCGGAGGACATGTGAGTATATGAAAGTGCACTGCTCACCTCAGAGCCATGTGCTGAATGTCAGCCGTTTATGAGAGTCACGGGCCACTTGAGGGCGGCCTTACACACTAAcgcttcaaaacacacacacacaaacacacacacacgcctatGACCTGATATATGTGACAGACTGATGGTTCTGAGGCTCCTTAAGTCACATTAACTTCCTCAAAAACACATACAGACTGATCTATAGCTAGCTTTGTAGATTTTATTAATCCCAAAGGAGAAGTTTAGCATTTCTTAACAGAAAGTAGGGGTAGTATATTGTGTACTACGcagtatgtctttttttttttttttttttttttttacaaatttaagtacaataaatggaaaaaaataaaaataaataaatggtgtaTATAGTTTtacatgtaattaataacttaataataactttttttttaaatttattgatAATTCTTTTTAGTTATAATTGTGTGTGAAATGTGAAACAGTATGCAACACAATGACTGCATCTGAAATCTTAATTTTCTGTGATTTAAAAGTACATACTTTGATCGTTAAGTTCAATATAGTATTAATGTTATTGTAGTGTGACCTACCAGCTTCAGTTGGCATCGCTTCACTGCCATTCATAAATCTCTTTTGGCTTCATGGGATAATAAAGTGGCCAATCATTTTTGGATTTCTGTGAAAACGGTAGATCATCTGGGTATTTTTGCCTACTGTTTTATAAATACTATGAATTTGGACCTAATGCTGCATTTCACATGTTTTCCACCTACTATGTAGTAAGTATGCATATTTGAACAATATTACACTACATTTATCAAATGACCTTTATTCAAATGGTGTCGAGTTCTCATCCCATTAATAACTGATTGTTAATGCATCGAGTCGCTTGGGATAAAAACATTGCCGTAATGAGCCGCAGAGGGAATTGTGGTTGATGCTTCTTCTGTTTCATTCATCACACTTGAAATAGAAGGTCAATTTCAGCACACTGCATTGTGGGAGACAGTATCTGACCCAGTGTGCTTTTTATACATGACATTTTGGCAAGCCAAGTGTTTGTCATTTGGGAATATTAATGCTTACAGAAACTTTCTCATCTTAGAAATAGTAGATAATGTGCCAACATGCCGCTTCTCCCTATTTTTGTCTCTCAATCATTTTTCTCTTCTTCCTGTCTCACTAAATCCATTCTTTCCTTTCTCTTATTTTGTCTTCAGTCTTTTCCCCCTCttcatgaaactttttttttttcagtttaacctATATTTCTCCGGTCTCTAATATGTTCAGAGGTGCATCAGATCCACCTGAGCTCTCAGATTCAGATCAGTTCCCAGTTCTATGTGGTAAATGTCCACATTAATGTCAGATTTAATGGATTGAAGAACGCTAGCCTGCGTGAATCACCACCCGCCTGGAAACAAAGTCACTTTCCACTGAAGTTTGTCCAAGATAAATACTTTCTAAAGGGTATCCACTCGCTCTCAACATTTCCATGGCTTAGACAAGAGGCCTTTGAACGCATTGCCCGTAACCGTCCTCAGGTTTCCACTCTAATTTGACCATTTTTAGTTAAATGCAGTGAATTATGAGCTGCTTACTTTAATCTTGATGTGCAGTTTAAACTGGTTTTAAATCGACTAAACCACTTTTATGGTTAATGAGCCCCGCTGGTAATATCATTGAATTTACTGCTGCTAAAATGGTCCGTGTTGTGATAACTGATGCACTTGCATACCTGTATACACTCGTGCACACCTTCGCACGGGACCGTGTGCATGTGCACGCTATTCCGAGTCGGGCATCAATCTGAGCCGGAGGAATGTTTGTCAGCTCCGAGATAACACTGAAGAAGTTGCCGTCTCAGGAGACGTTTAAAATGGATTTCTGGGTCACCACAACAAGCTGGAGCCAGACAAGCCTCCTCTGTGGaggggaaaaaaggaaaacatttttaataatctcATTGTGGAATGCATGTTGGAGGAGAAGGTGGAATGAAGGGCTGTGTGTCTATGCGTTATCCGGCAAATGCTAATATTTATACATGGTGTATATTTTAAAGCTATGATTGGAATTAGGAATGTGCATACTGTATGCACACTAGTATATTTTTGCTGGTGTACTTGATTGAACCCTATGCTGCATACTATTCATGCTATATGAAGCATCATTTTAGACTATGAATTTTGCATATGTGGTCTGTAAATATAAATGACACAACTTTAGGCGATGTGAATACACCGGAAATTGACAATCTAGCATGTTGCATTCTGGGATACCCTATGCAATGTGTACTGGTTGAATAGGGCACATTTTAACACATGTAGTATGTTGAAAAAATTGCTTTGAATACTGTAAATTTTTATGTGTAGTTTGTTGTATTATACTGTTTAAGCTGTAATGCAATGTGCTCTGGCTGTGTAGGATACTATATTTCACAAAGTAATCTGTTAAGCATACTACAAAATGTGGGACATCATATTTTGTATACTACGTTGTATGCACTAGTTGTGTACTGCACGTCCTGTTAAATTTTGTATGTTAAGTGCATTGGATCCTACTAAAGGATGTAGTATCCATCCTATGTAGTGTGCTCCGTTACTGTTGGATATTAGATATCCAAAATGAAGTGCCTAGTATACTACAGAATACAAGACATTGTTTATATTGTATGTTGCATACTgttcattttgaaacatttaatatatGTTGAGTGCATAGTATTATACAGTAGGATATAGTATCCTATGCAGTGTGCTCTGGCTGTCTACTATGctatatcccacaatgcagtgtgcTTGGTGCACCACAAAATCTGGGACATTGTGTTTAATATATGCACATTTTGACATACAGAATATATGTATTCTATGTACAAAATGCATATTGCTGAATGTGTTGATGTCAAAAAATGTCCCATATTAAgtgtttttctgtcttttctgATGTGCACAGACTTCCAGACGCCTGGGTCAGTGAGAGCGACCGTCCCCAGCTGAAGACCAAAGTGGTCCACCTCTCCCAGCTTCCTCAGGACACAGCGGTTCTGTTGGACCCCAACATCTACAGGTGATCTACATTAACAGCTCACTTAAACCCCCCCCCAAACATTACATGAAGGAGCCGGCAACAACTTCCACGCGTTCGGGCCACGGGAGCAACTGAAGATGCTTTATGAATTTCTCCAGCAGATGGCGCTGGCGTCACTGCATCCAGAACCCAAACATACACTCCCAAACTCACATGGGGGGGAGATCAATAACCTTCGATCCAAGAGAAGATGTTAATTAAAGCTCGGCCCCCTCACATGCTCTAAACTCACCTTTGACCTTCTCCCAGAGACGTACACAGTGATTCCAGGATTGTTTCCCTCGTTAGAGTGGCTATTAATTGATCGTGATACATCATTTCTTGTGTTTATGAGCCTGCAGTAGGAGTTTGTTTACCCAGACTCTCGCACTGGCGTGGAATATGATGCGCTCTGAGCATGTGGTCAAGGCAAAGGCCCTGTGGGTGGAAGCGCATGTATTCATGCATGTTAATGACAGCATGGATGTCTTCAGCTCCCCTGAATAACAGAACAGATGCTGGTCGTCTTCAGGGCTCTGGCGTGCTCTGATGAGCATCTTTATGCATCGTTTTGCCGTACAGAAATGCAATTGGAAATGACGTGGTTGTGCGTTGATGTGTGTGGTACTAAAGCAGGTTCTGCTTGTTTTCAGGATGTTTTTCTAGAAGACTGGGTGGGGAGGGCAGCTTCTGTCAGCGCCTGCTGACGTACCCAAACCGAAGTGGACGCGCGGATCTTTTGAGACGGGACTTATTTCCCTTTCCCTTTTCCCCCTCCACtttctccttttttctttttaatgctcTGAGTCTGCCAAAGCATGCAGTGAATTTTTAATGTGCTTGAAgaggaaaaaaagcacaaaattgTGAACGGTGACTGTGCTGGACTTTTTAACTGTTTGGGAGGATGTGTTGTTCACCACGGTTTTGGTTTTCCTTCCCTGCG harbors:
- the LOC127956223 gene encoding zinc finger protein AEBP2 isoform X1 is translated as MAAMTSDGSEQESSSPSEQNGDGSESGLRAADPEPAVKMDAAETDEKLNGRESTEQKTEEATRGDTGNDEDGETEAEAEKEPQKSPGGADGTTERMKGEQREEESASPPAEKNSGNGGGLKRRASLEMMSSSSEGEPLSRMDSEDSISSTLMDMESIASSGRSTPAMMNGHGGVSSSSTKGSSYPCCWDQCHMLFNSSPDLAEHIRGVHVDGQRGGVFVCHWKGCKVYNTPSTSQSWLQRHMLSHSGDKPFKCVVGGCNATFASQGGLARHVPTHFSSQNSSKLSSQAKVKEDSPSKAGINKRRKLKYKRRRSLRKRQCNFSPRLILRSKLPLNNSFCFFPPARPHDFFDAQTMDAIRHRAICLNLATHIESQGKGHSVVFHSTVIAKRKEDSGKVKVLLHWTPEDILPDAWVSESDRPQLKTKVVHLSQLPQDTAVLLDPNIYRMFF
- the LOC127956223 gene encoding zinc finger protein AEBP2 isoform X2 — translated: MAAMTSDGSEQESSSPSEQNGDGSESGLRAADPEPAVKMDAAETDEKLNGRESTEQKTEEATRGDTGNDEDGETEAEAEKEPQKSPGGADGTTERMKGEQREEESASPPAEKNSGNGGGLKRRASLEMMSSSSEGEPLSRMDSEDSISSTLMDMESIASSGRSTPAMMNGHGGVSSSSTKGSSYPCCWDQCHMLFNSSPDLAEHIRGVHVDGQRGGVFVCHWKGCKVYNTPSTSQSWLQRHMLSHSGDKPFKCVVGGCNATFASQGGLARHVPTHFSSQNSSKLSSQAKVKEDSPSKAGINKRRKLKYKRRRSLRKPRPHDFFDAQTMDAIRHRAICLNLATHIESQGKGHSVVFHSTVIAKRKEDSGKVKVLLHWTPEDILPDAWVSESDRPQLKTKVVHLSQLPQDTAVLLDPNIYRMFF
- the LOC127956223 gene encoding zinc finger protein AEBP2 isoform X3; amino-acid sequence: MAAMTSDGSEQESSSPSEQNGDGSESGLRAADPEPAVKMDAAETDEKLNGRESTEQKTEEATRGDTGNDEDGETEAEAEKEPQKSPGGADGTTERMKGEQREEESASPPAEKNSGNGGGLKRRASLEMMSSSSEGEPLSRMDSEDSISSTLMDMESIASSGRSTPAMMNGHGGVSSSSTKGSSYPCCWDQCHMLFNSSPDLAEHIRGVHVDGQRGGVFVCHWKGCKVYNTPSTSQSWLQRHMLSHSGDKPFKCVVGGCNATFASQGGLARHVPTHFSSQNSSKLSSQAKVKEDSPSKAGINKRRKLKYKRRRSLPRPHDFFDAQTMDAIRHRAICLNLATHIESQGKGHSVVFHSTVIAKRKEDSGKVKVLLHWTPEDILPDAWVSESDRPQLKTKVVHLSQLPQDTAVLLDPNIYRMFF